In the genome of Cryptomeria japonica chromosome 8, Sugi_1.0, whole genome shotgun sequence, one region contains:
- the LOC131048331 gene encoding LRR receptor kinase SERK2 isoform X4, with protein MTNLQNLNLSNNDFTGDIPSSLGRLSYLQYLVLKNNNLTGEIPSSITKISTLIEVDLSFNDLTGQIPEALFQRPEYNFSGNKLNCGSNLQHPCASTLNSNSGGSKSIVGVLIGSIGGTVVVLTCFIFLLWKCWWLRYRKEIFVDVSGEDDRKISFGQLKRFSWRELQLATDDFSEKNVLGQGGFGKVYKGVLGDNTKVAIKRLTDYNSPGGEAAFLREVEMISVAVHRNLLRLIGFCIASSERLLVYPFMQNLSVAYRLRELKPGEKGLDWPTRKHVAFGAARGLEYLHEHCNPKIIHRDLKAANILLDEDFEAVVGDFGLAKLVDTKKTHVTTQVRGTMGHIAPEYLSTGKSSEKTDVFGYGIMLLELVTGQRAIDFSRLEEEDDVLLLDHVKKLQREKRLDVILDRNLKQNYDPKEVEAVIQVALLCTQTSPEDRPKMTEVVRMLEGEGLAERWEEWQQLEVTRWQEYTVLPRRFQWTEDSTYNQEAIELSSAR; from the exons ATGACAAATCTACAAAATTTGAATCTGTCAAACAATGATTTCACTGGAGATATCCCTAGCTCATTGGGTCGGCTGTCTTATCTTCAGTACTT AGTGCTAAAAAACAACAATCTCACAGGAGAGATACCATCTTCAATAACAAAGATTTCAACTTTGATAGAAGT GGACTTGTCTTTTAATGATCTCACTGGACAAATCCCAGAAGCCCTATTTCAAAGACCTGAATACAA TTTCTCGGGTAATAAACTTAATTGTGGTTCAAATTTACAGCACCCATGTGCTTCTACTCTCAATTCAAATTCAG GTGGTTCCAAATCAATAGTTGGAGTCCTGATTGGAAGTATTGGAGGGACAGTTGTAGTTTTGacatgctttatcttccttttgtGGAAGTGTTGGTGGTTGCGCTACAGGAAAGAGATTTTTGTTGATGTTTctg GTGAGGATGACAGAAAGATTTCTTTTGGGCAGTTGAAGAGGTTTTCATGGCGTGAATTGCAGCTTGCAACAGATGATTTTAGTGAGAAGAATGTGCTTGGACAGGGAGGTTTCGGTAAAGTATATAAAGGAGTACTTGGAGATAACACCAAGGTTGCAATTAAACGATTGACTGACTATAACAGCCCTGGTGGAGAAGCTGCATTTTTGCGGGAAGTTGAGATGATTAGCGTGGCAGTTCACCGTAACCTTCTAAGATTGATAGGATTTTGTATTGCTTCTTCTGAAAGGCTTCTTGTTTATCCTTTCATGCAAAACCTCAGTGTTGCATACCGTCTACGTG AGCTTAAACCTGGGGAGAAGGGACTGGACTGGCCCACTCGGAAACATGTAGCTTTTGGTGCAGCACGTGGTTTGGAGTACCTTCACGAGCATTGCAATCCAAAGATTATTCACCGAGATTTAAAGGCTGCCAACATTTTGCTAGATGAAGACTTTGAAGCAGTAGTTGGTGATTTTGGACTAGCAAAGCTGGTTGATACTAAAAAAACTCATGTTACGACACAAGTTCGTGGGACCATGGGTCACATTGCTCCAGAGTACTTATCAACTGGAAAGTCATCAGAGAAGACAGATGTATTTGGGTATGGCATTATGCTTTTGGAACTTGTCACAGGACAGCGTGCTATAGACTTTTCGCGccttgaagaagaagatgatgtgtTACTACTTGATCAT GTCAAAAAGTTGCAAAGAGAGAAGAGGCTGGATGTTATTTTAGACAGAAATCTGAAGCAGAACTATGATCCAAAAGAAGTTGAAGCAGTAATCCAAGTCGCATTATTATGCACACAAACCTCACCTGAGGACCGGCCCAAGATGACAGAAGTTGTACGAATGTTGGAAGGAGAAGGCCTGGCAGAGCGCTGGGAGGAATGGCAGCAACTTGAAGTGACTCGCTGGCAAGAATACACAGTATTGCCTCGAAGATTTCAGTGGACTGAGGATTCTACATATAACCAGGAGGCCATTGAGCTTTCTTCGGCAAGATGA
- the LOC131048331 gene encoding LRR receptor kinase SERK2 isoform X1, with the protein MHSMANWLVFLILLYCPCFIAATNAEGQALLELKAGLKESTDLLGTWDPNLVEPCTSWSHITCSGGHVTAVHLESMGFSGTLSPRIGELTYLNILGLEDNHISGSLPPELGNMTNLQNLNLSNNDFTGDIPSSLGRLSYLQYLVLKNNNLTGEIPSSITKISTLIEVDLSFNDLTGQIPEALFQRPEYNFSGNKLNCGSNLQHPCASTLNSNSGGSKSIVGVLIGSIGGTVVVLTCFIFLLWKCWWLRYRKEIFVDVSGEDDRKISFGQLKRFSWRELQLATDDFSEKNVLGQGGFGKVYKGVLGDNTKVAIKRLTDYNSPGGEAAFLREVEMISVAVHRNLLRLIGFCIASSERLLVYPFMQNLSVAYRLRELKPGEKGLDWPTRKHVAFGAARGLEYLHEHCNPKIIHRDLKAANILLDEDFEAVVGDFGLAKLVDTKKTHVTTQVRGTMGHIAPEYLSTGKSSEKTDVFGYGIMLLELVTGQRAIDFSRLEEEDDVLLLDHVKKLQREKRLDVILDRNLKQNYDPKEVEAVIQVALLCTQTSPEDRPKMTEVVRMLEGEGLAERWEEWQQLEVTRWQEYTVLPRRFQWTEDSTYNQEAIELSSAR; encoded by the exons GTCAAGCATTACTTGAACTCAAAGCAGGACTAAAGGAATCTACAGACTTACTTGGAACTTGGGATCCAAATTTAGTGGAACCCTGCACTAGTTGGTCTCACATCACCTGCAGTGGAGGACATGTTACAGCTGT GCACTTGGAATCTATGGGATTTTCAGGTACCTTATCCCCTCGTATTGGCGAGCTGACGTACCTCAATATCCT AGGACTAGAGGATAATCACATATCTGGTAGCCTACCACCAGAACTTGGTAACATGACAAATCTACAAAATTTGAATCTGTCAAACAATGATTTCACTGGAGATATCCCTAGCTCATTGGGTCGGCTGTCTTATCTTCAGTACTT AGTGCTAAAAAACAACAATCTCACAGGAGAGATACCATCTTCAATAACAAAGATTTCAACTTTGATAGAAGT GGACTTGTCTTTTAATGATCTCACTGGACAAATCCCAGAAGCCCTATTTCAAAGACCTGAATACAA TTTCTCGGGTAATAAACTTAATTGTGGTTCAAATTTACAGCACCCATGTGCTTCTACTCTCAATTCAAATTCAG GTGGTTCCAAATCAATAGTTGGAGTCCTGATTGGAAGTATTGGAGGGACAGTTGTAGTTTTGacatgctttatcttccttttgtGGAAGTGTTGGTGGTTGCGCTACAGGAAAGAGATTTTTGTTGATGTTTctg GTGAGGATGACAGAAAGATTTCTTTTGGGCAGTTGAAGAGGTTTTCATGGCGTGAATTGCAGCTTGCAACAGATGATTTTAGTGAGAAGAATGTGCTTGGACAGGGAGGTTTCGGTAAAGTATATAAAGGAGTACTTGGAGATAACACCAAGGTTGCAATTAAACGATTGACTGACTATAACAGCCCTGGTGGAGAAGCTGCATTTTTGCGGGAAGTTGAGATGATTAGCGTGGCAGTTCACCGTAACCTTCTAAGATTGATAGGATTTTGTATTGCTTCTTCTGAAAGGCTTCTTGTTTATCCTTTCATGCAAAACCTCAGTGTTGCATACCGTCTACGTG AGCTTAAACCTGGGGAGAAGGGACTGGACTGGCCCACTCGGAAACATGTAGCTTTTGGTGCAGCACGTGGTTTGGAGTACCTTCACGAGCATTGCAATCCAAAGATTATTCACCGAGATTTAAAGGCTGCCAACATTTTGCTAGATGAAGACTTTGAAGCAGTAGTTGGTGATTTTGGACTAGCAAAGCTGGTTGATACTAAAAAAACTCATGTTACGACACAAGTTCGTGGGACCATGGGTCACATTGCTCCAGAGTACTTATCAACTGGAAAGTCATCAGAGAAGACAGATGTATTTGGGTATGGCATTATGCTTTTGGAACTTGTCACAGGACAGCGTGCTATAGACTTTTCGCGccttgaagaagaagatgatgtgtTACTACTTGATCAT GTCAAAAAGTTGCAAAGAGAGAAGAGGCTGGATGTTATTTTAGACAGAAATCTGAAGCAGAACTATGATCCAAAAGAAGTTGAAGCAGTAATCCAAGTCGCATTATTATGCACACAAACCTCACCTGAGGACCGGCCCAAGATGACAGAAGTTGTACGAATGTTGGAAGGAGAAGGCCTGGCAGAGCGCTGGGAGGAATGGCAGCAACTTGAAGTGACTCGCTGGCAAGAATACACAGTATTGCCTCGAAGATTTCAGTGGACTGAGGATTCTACATATAACCAGGAGGCCATTGAGCTTTCTTCGGCAAGATGA
- the LOC131048331 gene encoding LRR receptor kinase SERK2 isoform X2, translating to MHSMANWLVFLILLYCPCFIAATNAEGQALLELKAGLKESTDLLGTWDPNLVEPCTSWSHITCSGGHVTAVGLEDNHISGSLPPELGNMTNLQNLNLSNNDFTGDIPSSLGRLSYLQYLVLKNNNLTGEIPSSITKISTLIEVDLSFNDLTGQIPEALFQRPEYNFSGNKLNCGSNLQHPCASTLNSNSGGSKSIVGVLIGSIGGTVVVLTCFIFLLWKCWWLRYRKEIFVDVSGEDDRKISFGQLKRFSWRELQLATDDFSEKNVLGQGGFGKVYKGVLGDNTKVAIKRLTDYNSPGGEAAFLREVEMISVAVHRNLLRLIGFCIASSERLLVYPFMQNLSVAYRLRELKPGEKGLDWPTRKHVAFGAARGLEYLHEHCNPKIIHRDLKAANILLDEDFEAVVGDFGLAKLVDTKKTHVTTQVRGTMGHIAPEYLSTGKSSEKTDVFGYGIMLLELVTGQRAIDFSRLEEEDDVLLLDHVKKLQREKRLDVILDRNLKQNYDPKEVEAVIQVALLCTQTSPEDRPKMTEVVRMLEGEGLAERWEEWQQLEVTRWQEYTVLPRRFQWTEDSTYNQEAIELSSAR from the exons GTCAAGCATTACTTGAACTCAAAGCAGGACTAAAGGAATCTACAGACTTACTTGGAACTTGGGATCCAAATTTAGTGGAACCCTGCACTAGTTGGTCTCACATCACCTGCAGTGGAGGACATGTTACAGCTGT AGGACTAGAGGATAATCACATATCTGGTAGCCTACCACCAGAACTTGGTAACATGACAAATCTACAAAATTTGAATCTGTCAAACAATGATTTCACTGGAGATATCCCTAGCTCATTGGGTCGGCTGTCTTATCTTCAGTACTT AGTGCTAAAAAACAACAATCTCACAGGAGAGATACCATCTTCAATAACAAAGATTTCAACTTTGATAGAAGT GGACTTGTCTTTTAATGATCTCACTGGACAAATCCCAGAAGCCCTATTTCAAAGACCTGAATACAA TTTCTCGGGTAATAAACTTAATTGTGGTTCAAATTTACAGCACCCATGTGCTTCTACTCTCAATTCAAATTCAG GTGGTTCCAAATCAATAGTTGGAGTCCTGATTGGAAGTATTGGAGGGACAGTTGTAGTTTTGacatgctttatcttccttttgtGGAAGTGTTGGTGGTTGCGCTACAGGAAAGAGATTTTTGTTGATGTTTctg GTGAGGATGACAGAAAGATTTCTTTTGGGCAGTTGAAGAGGTTTTCATGGCGTGAATTGCAGCTTGCAACAGATGATTTTAGTGAGAAGAATGTGCTTGGACAGGGAGGTTTCGGTAAAGTATATAAAGGAGTACTTGGAGATAACACCAAGGTTGCAATTAAACGATTGACTGACTATAACAGCCCTGGTGGAGAAGCTGCATTTTTGCGGGAAGTTGAGATGATTAGCGTGGCAGTTCACCGTAACCTTCTAAGATTGATAGGATTTTGTATTGCTTCTTCTGAAAGGCTTCTTGTTTATCCTTTCATGCAAAACCTCAGTGTTGCATACCGTCTACGTG AGCTTAAACCTGGGGAGAAGGGACTGGACTGGCCCACTCGGAAACATGTAGCTTTTGGTGCAGCACGTGGTTTGGAGTACCTTCACGAGCATTGCAATCCAAAGATTATTCACCGAGATTTAAAGGCTGCCAACATTTTGCTAGATGAAGACTTTGAAGCAGTAGTTGGTGATTTTGGACTAGCAAAGCTGGTTGATACTAAAAAAACTCATGTTACGACACAAGTTCGTGGGACCATGGGTCACATTGCTCCAGAGTACTTATCAACTGGAAAGTCATCAGAGAAGACAGATGTATTTGGGTATGGCATTATGCTTTTGGAACTTGTCACAGGACAGCGTGCTATAGACTTTTCGCGccttgaagaagaagatgatgtgtTACTACTTGATCAT GTCAAAAAGTTGCAAAGAGAGAAGAGGCTGGATGTTATTTTAGACAGAAATCTGAAGCAGAACTATGATCCAAAAGAAGTTGAAGCAGTAATCCAAGTCGCATTATTATGCACACAAACCTCACCTGAGGACCGGCCCAAGATGACAGAAGTTGTACGAATGTTGGAAGGAGAAGGCCTGGCAGAGCGCTGGGAGGAATGGCAGCAACTTGAAGTGACTCGCTGGCAAGAATACACAGTATTGCCTCGAAGATTTCAGTGGACTGAGGATTCTACATATAACCAGGAGGCCATTGAGCTTTCTTCGGCAAGATGA
- the LOC131048331 gene encoding LRR receptor kinase SERK2 isoform X3: MGFSGTLSPRIGELTYLNILGLEDNHISGSLPPELGNMTNLQNLNLSNNDFTGDIPSSLGRLSYLQYLVLKNNNLTGEIPSSITKISTLIEVDLSFNDLTGQIPEALFQRPEYNFSGNKLNCGSNLQHPCASTLNSNSGGSKSIVGVLIGSIGGTVVVLTCFIFLLWKCWWLRYRKEIFVDVSGEDDRKISFGQLKRFSWRELQLATDDFSEKNVLGQGGFGKVYKGVLGDNTKVAIKRLTDYNSPGGEAAFLREVEMISVAVHRNLLRLIGFCIASSERLLVYPFMQNLSVAYRLRELKPGEKGLDWPTRKHVAFGAARGLEYLHEHCNPKIIHRDLKAANILLDEDFEAVVGDFGLAKLVDTKKTHVTTQVRGTMGHIAPEYLSTGKSSEKTDVFGYGIMLLELVTGQRAIDFSRLEEEDDVLLLDHVKKLQREKRLDVILDRNLKQNYDPKEVEAVIQVALLCTQTSPEDRPKMTEVVRMLEGEGLAERWEEWQQLEVTRWQEYTVLPRRFQWTEDSTYNQEAIELSSAR, translated from the exons ATGGGATTTTCAGGTACCTTATCCCCTCGTATTGGCGAGCTGACGTACCTCAATATCCT AGGACTAGAGGATAATCACATATCTGGTAGCCTACCACCAGAACTTGGTAACATGACAAATCTACAAAATTTGAATCTGTCAAACAATGATTTCACTGGAGATATCCCTAGCTCATTGGGTCGGCTGTCTTATCTTCAGTACTT AGTGCTAAAAAACAACAATCTCACAGGAGAGATACCATCTTCAATAACAAAGATTTCAACTTTGATAGAAGT GGACTTGTCTTTTAATGATCTCACTGGACAAATCCCAGAAGCCCTATTTCAAAGACCTGAATACAA TTTCTCGGGTAATAAACTTAATTGTGGTTCAAATTTACAGCACCCATGTGCTTCTACTCTCAATTCAAATTCAG GTGGTTCCAAATCAATAGTTGGAGTCCTGATTGGAAGTATTGGAGGGACAGTTGTAGTTTTGacatgctttatcttccttttgtGGAAGTGTTGGTGGTTGCGCTACAGGAAAGAGATTTTTGTTGATGTTTctg GTGAGGATGACAGAAAGATTTCTTTTGGGCAGTTGAAGAGGTTTTCATGGCGTGAATTGCAGCTTGCAACAGATGATTTTAGTGAGAAGAATGTGCTTGGACAGGGAGGTTTCGGTAAAGTATATAAAGGAGTACTTGGAGATAACACCAAGGTTGCAATTAAACGATTGACTGACTATAACAGCCCTGGTGGAGAAGCTGCATTTTTGCGGGAAGTTGAGATGATTAGCGTGGCAGTTCACCGTAACCTTCTAAGATTGATAGGATTTTGTATTGCTTCTTCTGAAAGGCTTCTTGTTTATCCTTTCATGCAAAACCTCAGTGTTGCATACCGTCTACGTG AGCTTAAACCTGGGGAGAAGGGACTGGACTGGCCCACTCGGAAACATGTAGCTTTTGGTGCAGCACGTGGTTTGGAGTACCTTCACGAGCATTGCAATCCAAAGATTATTCACCGAGATTTAAAGGCTGCCAACATTTTGCTAGATGAAGACTTTGAAGCAGTAGTTGGTGATTTTGGACTAGCAAAGCTGGTTGATACTAAAAAAACTCATGTTACGACACAAGTTCGTGGGACCATGGGTCACATTGCTCCAGAGTACTTATCAACTGGAAAGTCATCAGAGAAGACAGATGTATTTGGGTATGGCATTATGCTTTTGGAACTTGTCACAGGACAGCGTGCTATAGACTTTTCGCGccttgaagaagaagatgatgtgtTACTACTTGATCAT GTCAAAAAGTTGCAAAGAGAGAAGAGGCTGGATGTTATTTTAGACAGAAATCTGAAGCAGAACTATGATCCAAAAGAAGTTGAAGCAGTAATCCAAGTCGCATTATTATGCACACAAACCTCACCTGAGGACCGGCCCAAGATGACAGAAGTTGTACGAATGTTGGAAGGAGAAGGCCTGGCAGAGCGCTGGGAGGAATGGCAGCAACTTGAAGTGACTCGCTGGCAAGAATACACAGTATTGCCTCGAAGATTTCAGTGGACTGAGGATTCTACATATAACCAGGAGGCCATTGAGCTTTCTTCGGCAAGATGA